Proteins encoded by one window of Salvia splendens isolate huo1 chromosome 7, SspV2, whole genome shotgun sequence:
- the LOC121810711 gene encoding uncharacterized protein LOC121810711: MALAIEFDSSSATPAPQPGPQRRPWQPRDQKGPTLAAPQHQHQPQPATKPVYARGPEYSKLPVIHLTTAQRADRTRRGVCIYCEEKWGPSHACKRPFLAYMGADMDEEVAELDTSADQQEPPEVITADLSHIYALDGRVAQRLALPLTAVKPFRVYVGNGASLVCTHASLQTRVVIQSHVFLIDLHILPIHGPDVILGLAWLKSMRRVTNDFVDGTLEFVRNGEPICLKVSAPMAQEVLLKTVATLLSFSGEAEMFELVAVPGADDPEGDSDHPQFPADLDPMILAVLRSHEAVFHAPTGMPPARPFDHRIHLLPNVKPVNVRPYRYPYFQKTEIERQVKEMLASGVIWPSQSPFSSPVLLIRKKDGTFRFCIDYRALNTATVPDHFHIPTSDELFDELGSARFFTKLDLRSGYHQIRMHTDDVFKTAFRTHDGHFEFLVMPFGLTNAPSTFQSAMNTIFRPLLRTFVIVFFDDILVYSPTLESHVRHLHEVLTILKDNHFFVKLSKCAFCSTTVEYLGHLITEGQLMADPEKIKAMVAWPVPASIKQLRGFLGLTCYYRRFIAHYATLARPLTELLKKDAFAWTPAAQDSFIALKEAMTSAPVLHLPDFSKVFYIETDESDFGVGAVLLQEGHPLAYFSKKLGPRRRVSSTYHK, translated from the exons ATGGCCCTTGCTATCGAGTTTGACAGCAGCAGCGCTACGCCCGCGCCTCAGCCAGGACCCCAGCGTCGTCCGTGGCAGCCCAGGGATCAGAAGGGTCCGACGTTGGCTGCCCCACAACACCAGCATCAACCACAGCCGGCGACCAAACCGGTGTACGCCAGGGGCCCGGAATATTCGAAGCTCCCAGTCATCCACTTGACAACAGCCCAACGGGCAGACCGTACCCGCCGCGGGGTATGCATTTATTGCGAGGAGAAGTGGGGGCCGTCTCATGCCTGTAAACGCCCTTTCTTGGCCTATATGGGTGCCGATATGGATGAGGAGGTCGCGGAGTTGGATACATCAGCTGATCAACAGGAACCTCCGGAGGTAATAACGGCCGATCTCTCACACATTTATGCACTTGACGGCAG AGTAGCGCAGAGGCTCGCGCTTCCGCTGACGGCAGTCAAGCCCTTCCGAGTTTATGTGGGAAACGGGGCTTCATTGGTATGTACGCACGCTAGCTTGCAAACCAGAGTGGTGATTCAGTCGCACGTATTCTTGATTGACCTACATATCCTACCAATACACGGGCCGGATGTTATTCTCGGCTTGGCTTGGCTAAAGTCTATGCGTCGCGTCACGAATGATTTTGTAGATGGAACTTTGGAATTTGTGCGCAATGGGGAGCCAATCTGTTTGAAAGTCTCTGCACCAATGGCACAGGAGGTCTTGCTCAAAACCGTCGCCACCCTACTGTCATTCAGCGGCGAGGCCGAGATGTTCGAATTGGTGGCAGTCCCCGGCGCTGATGACCCGGAGGGGGACAGCGATCACCCCCAATTCCCGGCGGACTTGGACCCTATGATTCTGGCAGTTTTGCGGTCACATGAAGCTGTATTTCACGCTCCGACGGGAATGCCTCCGGCCCGGCCCTTCGACCACCGCATTCACCTCCTGCCGAACGTGAAACCGGTCAATGTGCGCCCATACAGATACCCATATTTCCAGAAGACGGAAATCGAACGCCAAGTGAAGGAAATGCTAGCTTCGGGAGTCATCTGGCCCAGTCAGAGCCCGTTTTCATCCCCAGTGTTGCTTATTCGGAAAAAGGATGGGACGTTTCGATTCTGCATTGACTATAGGGCCCTGAACACTGCGACAGTGCCTGATCACTTCCATATACCAACATCGGATGAGTTATTTGACGAGCTGGGTTCCGCACGGTTTTTCACCAAACTGGATCTCCGTTCAGGGTATCATCAGATTCGGATGCACACGGATGATGTCTTCAAGACGGCCTTTCGAACCCACGATGGCCACTTTGAATTCCTCGTCATGCCATTCGGATTGACGAATGCTCCTTCCACATTCCAGTCGGCCATGAATACTATTTTTAGACCACTCCTGCGCACTTTTGTGATCGTCTTCTTCGACGATATACTGGTCTATAGTCCAACGCTGGAATCTCATGTGCGACACCTGCATGAGGTACTTACCATTCTGAAAGATaatcatttttttgttaaattgtcCAAGTGTGCTTTCTGCAGTACTACAGTGGAGTATCTGGGCCACTTAATTACGGAGGGGCAATTGATGGCTGACCCGGAGAAAATCAAAGCAATGGTTGCATGGCCAGTGCCAGCCTCCATTAAACAGTTGCGGGGTTTTTTGGGTCTTACATGTTATTATCGGAGATTTATTGCGCATTACGCGACTCTGGCCCGCCCTTTGACGGAGTTACTCAAAAAGGACGCCTTCGCGTGGACCCCCGCGGCACAAGATAGCTTCATCGCCCTCAAGGAAGCTATGACATCGGCCCCTGTGTTACACCTACCGGATTTTTCTAAAGTGTTTTATATTGAGACAGACGAGTCGGATTTCGGGGTAGGAGCGGTCCTTCTTCAAGAGGGACATCCTTTGGCCTACTTTAGTAAGAAATTGGGGCCTCGGCGTCGGGTGTCGTCGACATATCATAAGTAG
- the LOC121811064 gene encoding CRIB domain-containing protein RIC10-like, producing MATAVKGIFKGFKYTISQFFVVKEREIEIGYPTDVKHVAHIGWEGAGASGTAPSWMSEFKTGPDFATTSIGNSGSALSTWSSQDFGESMQHQSGSDMFRDMASPEKKEHKRNKCKSTSSLKFITGSSSRSTRAAAKSSAKFVEGPANIEVM from the exons ATGGCGACAGCAGTGAAAGGGATCTTCAAAGGATTCAAATACACAATTTCTCAATTCTTCG TTGTGAAGGAGCGTGAAATAGAGATTGGATATCCAACAGATGTTAAGCATGTGGCACATATTGGGTGGGAGGGCGCCGGCGCCTCTGGAACGGCTCCCAGTTGG ATGAGTGAATTCAAGACAGGGCCCGATTTTGCGACCACATCGATTGGAAACTCTGGTTCTGCACTCTCTACATGGTCCTCTCAAG ATTTTGGGGAGTCCATGCAACACCAATCAGGATCCGATATGTTTAGAGACATGGCCTCCCCAGAAAAGAAGGAGCACAAACGGAACAAGTGTAAGTCAACTTCCTCCCTAAAGTTTATTACCGGCTCTTCCTCAAGGTCAACAAGAGCAGCAGCAAAGTCGAGCGCCAAATTTGTCGAGGGACCAGCAAATATTGAAGTTATGTGA
- the LOC121740783 gene encoding thiamine thiazole synthase 2, chloroplastic-like, which produces MAAMATTLTSSLSKTQLFDSKSSFHGSAVPTRAAAAQPLKSASVTMSAAYNLDSFKFQPIKESVVSREMTRRYMTDMITYADTDVVIVGAGSAGLSCAYELSKNPNINIAIIEQSVSPGGGAWLGGQLFSAMVVRKPAHHFLDELEIEYDETDDYVVIKHAALFTSTIMSKLLARPNVKLFNAVAAEDLIVKNQRVAGVVTNWALVSMNHDTQSCMDPNVIEAKIVVSSCGHDGPFGATGVKRLRSIGMIDSVPGMKALDMNTAEDAIVRLTREVVPGMIITGMEVAEIDGAPRMGPTFGAMMISGQKAAHLALRALGLPNALDGAVAAQPELVLASAESDVVDA; this is translated from the exons ATGGCAGCCATGGCCACCACCCTCACCTCCTCCCTCTCTAAAACCCAATTATTCGACAGCAAGTCCTCCTTCCATGGTTCCGCCGTGCCAacacgcgccgccgccgcccagCCCCTGAAATCCGCGTCAGTGACCATGTCCGCCGCCTACAACCTGGACAGCTTCAAATTCCAGCCTATCAAGGAATCCGTCGTCTCCCGGGAGATGACCAGGCGCTACATGACCGACATGATCACCTACGCCGACACCGACGTCGTCATCGTCGGCGCCGGCTCAGCCGGCCTCTCCTGCGCGTACGAGCTCAGCAAGAACCCCAACATCAACATCGCCATCATCGAGCAGTCCGTGAGCCCCGGCGGCGGCGCATGGCTCGGCGGCCAGCTCTTCTCTGCCATGGTCGTCCGCAAGCCCGCCCACCACTTCCTCGACGAGCTCGAAATCGAGTACGACGAGACGGACGACTACGTTGTGATCAAGCACGCAGCCCTCTTCACCTCCACCATCATGAGCAAGCTCCTAGCCCGCCCCAACGTCAAGCTCTTCAACGCCGTCGCCGCTGAAGACCTCATCGTCAAGAACCAGAGGGTCGCCGGCGTCGTCACTAACTGGGCTCTCGTTTCCATGAATCACGACACACAGTCGTGTATGGACCCCAATGTCATTGAGGCCAAAATCGTGGTCAGCTCCTGCGGCCACGACGGCCCCTTCGGCGCCACCGGAGTCAAGCGCTTGAGGAGCATCGGAATGATCGACAGCGTGCCCGGGATGAAGGCCCTCGACATGAACACCGCGGAGGATGCTATTGTCAGGCTCACCAGGGAGGTCGTTCCTGGAATGATCATCACCGGCATGGAAGTCGCCGAGATCGACGGAGCCCCGAGAATG GGACCGACTTTCGGTGCGATGATGATATCGGGTCAGAAGGCGGCGCACTTGGCGTTGAGGGCGCTGGGGCTGCCCAATGCTTTGGACGGAGCGGTAGCTGCTCAGCCGGAATTGGTCCTGGCCTCGGCCGAGTCTGATGTGGTAGATGCTTGA
- the LOC121740833 gene encoding protein translation factor SUI1 homolog 2-like: MSDFEVQIPGSFDPFAEAKAENSGAGSKEYVHIRVQQRNGRKSLTTVQGLKKEFSYNKILKDLKKEFCCNGTVVQDPELGQVIQLQGDQRKNVSTFLVQATIVKKEQIKIHGF, translated from the exons ATGTCTGATTTTGAAGTCCAAATCCCTGGCTCCTTTG ATCCTTTTGCTGAGGCAAAAGCCGAGAACTCGGGTGCAGGATCAAAAGAATATGTGCATATTCGGGTCCAGCAGCGGAATGGTAGGAAAAGCCTGACAACTGTCCAGGGTTTGAAGAAGGAGTTCAGCTATAACAAAATTCTCAAAGATCTGAAGAAGGAATTTTGCTGCAATGGTACAGTGGTACAGGACCCTGAGCTAGGACAG GTTATACAACTCCAGGGTGATCAGAGGAAGAATGTCTCGACGTTCCTTGTTCAG GCAACCATTGTGAAAAAAGAGCAAATCAAGATTCATGGTTTTTGA